The DNA sequence ttaaattaagatacaagaaaacaaatttcagcgtttttaaaaattcatcccccaaggtggtaaaacatggggttaaaaatttgtacggaacggatatcaaatatttttgagagtgtgggacttgaatctttgtatttggggatattattagaagacaggaaaagttatttcagcgtttggtaaaattcatcccctaacagggttaaaaaggggttgaaagttagtatggcgttcaaattttattttaagctaggaacttgaaacttcgtaaaaatatatgttattaaaatacaagaaaactaatttcagcgtttttgaatattcatcccctaaagtggtgaaaaaggggttgaaagtttgtatggatatcaaacattttttcgaacgcgggacttgaatctttgcatttcgggatattattaaaatacaggaaaagtaatttcagcgttttgtaaaattcatcccctaacagggttaaacaggggttgaaagtttgaatccattacaaatgctttgaaacttcttagaaaggcataatagccgataacaaaaaaaaagtaattgcaacgtttttggaaattcaacccctaagggggttaaaaaggggattaaagttcgtcttagggtgcaaattttattttaagctaggaacttgaaactttgcaaaaaggtattgaattaagatacaagaaaacaatttcagcgtttttaaaaattcatcccccaaggtggtaaaacatggggttgaaaatttgtacggatatcaaatatttttgagagtgcgggacttgaatctttatatttggggatattattagaagacaggttaagttatttcagcgttcagcccctaacagggttaaaaaggggttgaaagtttgtatggagttcaaattttattttaagctaggaacttgatacttcgtaaaaatatatgttattaaaatacaagaaaactaatttcagcgtttttgaatattcatcccctaaagtggtgaaaaaggggttcaaagtttgtatggatatcaaacattttttcgaacgcgggacttgaatctttgtatttcgggatattattaaaatacagggaaagtaatttcagcgttttgtataattcatcccctaacagggtcaaacaggggttgaatgtttgaatccattacaaatgctttgaaacttcttagaaaggcaaaatagccgattacaaaaaaagtaattgcaacgtttttggaaattcaacccctaagggggttaaaaaggggatgaaagttcgtcttagggtgcaaattttatttaaagctaggaacttgaaacttcgtaaataggtagttaggtagtaggttttattaaatagaggacatgaaaatcttctaagggggtttagaaacttcgtaggttgtgaaagacaagtctcatgcgtcgtataatattaataattaagaaatgattaaccgtcctaccgcaatctcttgctgcataatgttctaagctaatgtagaatatataaccaccaatatacaaatccacgcgtacgaagtcgcgggcaacagctagtgttaAATATGACCCAAAACCGAGTATGCAAAAATAGCGTGTCAACTCATAATGCAAGCTAAGGCATACGGATGCGAttgcaaaatatataaatattagcgTGTAATGAAATGTGATCACAGTATTTGGACATATCGAAAATGCAGGTCGTCATAGCTTGTGTCCTGTCATTGGCAGTGTCGGGGTTAGCTAAGCCGTTCTACGGTGAGTACCTAAGGGTACCCCGGTCACATCTCGGTGGCTATGGCGGCTACATCTCGCCGTGCGCTGCCGTTGGCGGCTACCATCACGCTATTCCTGCATACCACGCACAGCAGTCCTACGGGCCCGTCGGCTACGGTCACGCTCACATCGGCGGCTACGGCGGCGGCTATGGAGGACCTCACTATCGAGCGGACGAAATGGAAGAAAATGCTAACGAAGAACCCGAAACGATGAGCTTCTCAGAGATGGAACCTTCAGAGAACGCGCCTGAAGCGAGATACGTGCCGCTTGGTGGGAGTTACGCCGCGCCACATGCGAGTTCGTACGGCGCTATCGGCGCTGCGTCACCTGGAGCGGTCGGCGTGTTCCCGGGCGCTCATGTGAGCGGATGCAACGTGCCACTACTCCTAAGCTGTTCCCCGTCGATCGTGCCTGGCCGGATTGTGTCCCACGGTTCGTCCTATGGCTCACACGCCGCCTACGGGTCCTCAGCCATTGTCGGAGCCGGAGCCGGAGCCGGTGCCTACCGCAGTGACTCAGAGGCTACGCACGACCTGACCCCGTCGGAGCAGCCAGCGGCCGAACCGCACACCACCACGGTACACGAAGCCGCCAACATCACCCCAGCCAAGACTCAGTGAAATTAGCTCTAATTTAAAATAGTATCTGTATTAGAATTatgattgttatttatttagatacttaataaattattatttgaatTTTGTACTAAATTTGACTATAATTGAGCACATCCCTAACAtaggtaaataggtaagtgAACGATACGCTAATGTCTCTCTGTTACACTATATagtagagtgatagagagagctagattaccgtttcgttcgctacggcgcaaacgattggcatcttggcgaGGCCCTCAGGTCATTAGTTTGACGCTAACTACCTACACAACTATTTAACTTAAGAAATTACAGAGTTTATAGTTTTCAACATTAAGtcaagtaggtaatatttttgaCCGACATTTTGTCGTAGGCATCCGAAACTGTTATGCAATCGCTAACATCTTTGATGCGTATGCCTATACCACTTATAATCTCAGTTAGTCGGTAAGGAAGTTACGGAATTATTTTCTACTACAGTCAGccgcaatagttgctaagcgggcgaggtgttcaaaatgatcttgacgcgagtttattgttaagagaataagagcgcgtcaaggtaattttgaacacctcttagcaacttctgctactgactgtacctatatacaaGGTAGCCAAGTTTTGGGTCTAAAACTAGTTTATATAGGTACGGTACGTATTATACTTGTACTTACTTAACATAATACAAATTAGCTGCATGCATTTACTAACCACCTCAGTTTAACGGTAGATTTAACGTCGTAAGGCGCACCATACAATATTCTCCTATTTTTAATTAGGATCTTGTTGTGTAGTGTATTGGGATAAATCCCGTTTGTTTCAGAAagcaaagaaaaaaaagaaatggtactttatttgatttatgaATACATAGTTCTTATAAGATTGAAATTCGACAATTGTATGGAAATCATCTTATTTTATTCAATcacatgtacttacatactatatatgtattttatgtatttatttaaaacaatgtCAACCATCATATTGAGTAGGTATATGTCGCTAGAAGTATATCTGTCGTGTCTGATATTAAGATAAAACCAAGCTTCCAATACGTGTCAAAATTGCTATAAATCTAATAGTTACACCACTCATTATCTGCGCGATTATTTCCTTACATctacttataatataaatagtcCTTCTAATTTCATCTTACCATTCACTCACTTCCATCACAATGAAGCTCGCGGTTGCCCTCGCATTAGTCGTCTCATCTGCCTTCGCTGCACCCACCGATGATCTGATTGTGAAGGAGAGAACGAAGAAATCTCCATCGGGATCTCCTTATGGCGTTGGCGGCTCTTATGGCGCTTCATACGGCCCTCCTTGCGCTGGGGCAGCACCTTTAGCGCCAATAGCGCTATACCTGGCTCCTCAAGGCGCCCCCCACTACAGAGAAGAGGAAATGACTGATGAGCATTCTGGACACGCTCGCTCATACGAAGGTCCCAGCTACGGAGCGTCAGCGCCTGCGATATCGCTGGATTCGCAGGCACCGGCAGCGCCGAGCGGAGCGGTAGGCTACTTCCCTCATGGAAAGATCGGTCCTTGCGGAGTCCCACTCCTCCTTAGCTGCTCCCCCAACGTTGTAGCTGGTCATCTTGCCAGTCACCACGGCTACGCGGCTCCGGCGTACAAGCAGGCAGAGAAGGAAGAAACCACTGAATTGAAGGAGGCAATAGAAAAGTCGTGGTCAGAAGCTCAGAGGGAGGCGAATCTCGGTCCTCATCATCACCACTTGGATGGCCTTCATCTTACCGGCGACCACAAGGCCTTGGGGGAACACGCTCatgatcatattataatataatatttttaacgaaTTAGTTGTCATGGACTACTCTATCTGCGAATTAATCAAGCTGTAAACGGAACGAGTAAGGTAGCAtatatgataataataataactactgtgtaataatttattcaattatttattttttctatgaaataaaatgtgaattgaaatataataactttttcatttctcatctTCTGAAAGCTCAATGTTTCCCTATCTATGAAACGGGTTGAAAGTTACACGTTTCGACCCTATATAGAGTTTTAGTTTCCGAGTATATTTTACGATAAGCAATGAACATTTGGTTCAAATTCTTAACTCCCGATTTCATAAATGACAAACCTTTTACTTCAATTGTTCAGTTAAtacctaatatctgggtgaccgagcttcgctcggaaaacatataaaaactagaaaatgcgcattttcccagagataagaccgagctagatcgatttctcgcccccgaaaacccccatataccaaatttcatcgaaatcgttagagccgtttccgagatccccgaaatatatatatgtcggagcgagacgccagaaagacgtattgcagcattacagttcatagttagacgcctgtataaaatcgattagcaatgtttggctacgtattatttgctagtaacgaaataataaagttgcgcagagagtataacgccatctattggtgtattgttgaacgaaaatgacaggtagaaggctttggaacgtcaagaggcgtatcttgagtgaacgtaggcacgagcaggcatttttgtcgttatgttggtagactggtcaggcaggtttaccaacttgaattggaggcgggagcggttggctccgccgctggaactggcttccttcttcttgatcggaccgcgctagagatcggacgttagccaagctcgtgcctaattcgctacgttcctgaaggcttacacctgaaggattattctgaaagcttatagattctcacgttctttaaccgtttagctaagtgttttattccaagtgttattttgatttcttatgtgccattataagcttacttttgtaaaataaagaaactatgtgttgttttgaaaagatgtgtcccgccgagtttgttgccgggttaaatcttctcgagtcagaggtgtagggttggagccggtgtagtttgacttgaataaagatttgaacggatttatgcgatctttttattttcaaatcacaccttttaaaactaaatagcaattagttatttttatcgcttagtcctaaaatatggtaggcactagtatggttaacaagtccgaatgtttatttcatgcgtaggtagcatacctactattttggctgtgaagtaatacatctaggtactacccccacgcgcccaccgccatcgagACCATCCgtgtcgccgacatcagcaagtgggattaatgcggagtttcatgtattgcttacacagccacctgggagcgtggtgcatttctggtgacctacattccataatctggacacgtggtaaatggtaagctcacgtgtctaaccttcattGAAAGGTGAGTGCAGTTCATTATGTTATTTGGTGTGAatcattgtgaattatgattggggcTGTCGAACAGTGGTCGtaacgtgacgtcatctctggtatcgccacgtttctttataattaatttttgtaatccatttaaattgaagcgatcttgagttattttgatttgaaatccatactgttaattaaaaccaagtattagctatcacgacgtgatatcatttcatcgctcacttgtgaatatACCCTCAATAatcgatttttcatgaaaatacaattaatttttaaaatccatttaaatctaagtgatcttaagttattttgatgtgaaaaccatattgttaattaaaatcaaatattggctgtcacTACGTGATAtaatttcatcgctcacttgtgcatctaccctcaacaaatattttttttcataaaaatacaatgcaccgttagaaattgatcctgctgatttgccaatgcaagcattatgtaatctttaccctgtaacgtttagtaattaataaaattgcgacaaattattgctcgtaatgccgtgatagatcacaaatcgtgcatactatggaaacatgagctacgcatatgaaaattaatgttacagtgtcctgcagccagagccgagcgaacttgcagacaccattacgcccgtgacacagaagcagctgtgcattATCTTCTgtactggagatttggaaataaaaggacaggtttcgttctaattgtttattcgtgaattttattttgagtgtaatggcgaagcataacagtcgaacgtaactaataagctgtcacttttcgtattagCCCATTTGaccttgttacttatttttggaacatgtgtttggttgttcatggaattaaataaaacgcactcattgaagtttaaattttattctgagatttttgaagtcccgtatacattggaaacatgttttttttgtgtctgctaccttgcatttcataaaccttttgagtttagcctgcattcatgataaacctgataccgtgcaaatgatgatttcagtaacagccagctatgt is a window from the Cydia amplana chromosome 6, ilCydAmpl1.1, whole genome shotgun sequence genome containing:
- the LOC134648730 gene encoding uncharacterized protein LOC134648730, producing MQVVIACVLSLAVSGLAKPFYGEYLRVPRSHLGGYGGYISPCAAVGGYHHAIPAYHAQQSYGPVGYGHAHIGGYGGGYGGPHYRADEMEENANEEPETMSFSEMEPSENAPEARYVPLGGSYAAPHASSYGAIGAASPGAVGVFPGAHVSGCNVPLLLSCSPSIVPGRIVSHGSSYGSHAAYGSSAIVGAGAGAGAYRSDSEATHDLTPSEQPAAEPHTTTVHEAANITPAKTQ